The following are from one region of the Salvia hispanica cultivar TCC Black 2014 chromosome 1, UniMelb_Shisp_WGS_1.0, whole genome shotgun sequence genome:
- the LOC125194061 gene encoding coatomer subunit epsilon-1-like: MAAVVGPDPLFGLRNNFYVGAYQGAINSSEIPNLSPDDAVERDCLVYRSYIALGSYQLVISEIDSSAATPLQAVKLLALYLSSPNNKETVISSLHEWLADPAVGSNPILRLIAGTIFMHEQDYNEALKHTNAGGTMELHALNVQIFLKMHRSDYAEKQLRVMQAVDEDHALTQLANAWLNLAVGGSKIQEAYLIFQDFSERYQMTSLVLNGKAVCCMHKGEFDEAETLLLEALNRDAKDPETLANLVVCSLHLGKPSSRYLSQLKLSHPEHTLVVRASAAEEAFDRAVQTVG, translated from the exons ATGGCGGCGGTTGTAGGACCCGATCCGTTGTTCGGATTGAGGAACAATTTTTACGTGGGGGCGTACCAGGGCGCAATCAACAGCAGCGAAATCCCTAATCTCTCGCCCGACGACGCCGTTGAGAGGGACTGCCTCGTCTACCGCTCTTACATTGCTCTCGGCAGCTATCAG CTCGTGATAAGTGAGATTGATTCATCTGCGGCGACGCCGCTTCAGGCGGTGAAATTATTGGCTCTATATCTCTCCAGCCCTAACAACAAG GAAACAGTAATTTCAAGTCTCCACGAGTGGTTGGCGGATCCTGCAGTTGGAAGCAACCCCATCTTACGTCTCATTGCCGGGACCATATTCATGCATGAACAGGACTATAATGAAGCTTTGAAGCATACAAATGCTGGTGGAACAATGGAGTT GCACGCTTTAAATGTCCAAATTTTTCTTAAGATGCACCGTTCAGATTATGCCGAGAAACAATTGAGAGTCATGCAAGCAGTAGATGAAGACCACGCACTAACTCAACTTGCTAACGCATGGCTCAACTTGGCTGTG GGTGGTTCAAAGATCCAGGAGGCATATCTTATTTTCCAAGATTTCTCAGAGAGGTACCAAATGACTAGCTTGGTCCTGAATGGCAAGGCTGTTTGCTGCATGCACAAGGGGGAATTTGACGAGGCAGAGACCCTTCTGCTTGAGGCCCTTAACAGA GATGCTAAGGATCCAGAGACCCTTGCCAATCTGGTTGTTTGTAGTCTTCACCTCGGTAAACCATCATCGCGCTACCTCAG CCAATTGAAACTTTCTCACCCGGAACATACTCTCGTCGTACGTGCATCTGCAGCGGAGGAAGCATTTGACAGAGCAGTCCAAACTGTCGGGTGA